One Zeugodacus cucurbitae isolate PBARC_wt_2022May chromosome 3, idZeuCucr1.2, whole genome shotgun sequence genomic region harbors:
- the LOC128920112 gene encoding uncharacterized protein LOC128920112 produces MPKAKESWKKCVVGCGEGGMVFKFPSVGADLERRKCWLKRLGVFEEVGEKTPKHIFACERHFSEKMRHERKLRPRAVPDVNLVEPTFNASNSLLEKPIELGTEDFAPIEEAVSNATGASKQLLPLFETGNCDIVLEPLPFLEEEHLNSFEKAAQTGRGLTAGTDRKKKLREENRILQIKLDEKEQENRSLKAQLVQMATELERCREIIRNSSFREQSDPLELVCSNVPPQLGACIRSSFFNSKRKNHGQRYDNFFKTIALDVFFLSPVAYRYLKHQLSFPSENTLHNFVTDWPRFPGCTQSSIKSLEIRCRGFSCEQKFVSVSCDEMSLKCHLQYDRKFDRVIGLEDYGDENRTSRLATTAMTIMVQGIGGEPWSHPLAYFFD; encoded by the exons ATGCCGAAAGCAAAAGAAAGCTGGAAAAAGTGTGTTGTTGGCTGCGGCGAGGGAGGAATGGTGTTTAAATTTCCCAGCGTGGGAGCGGACCTCGAAcg GCGTAAATGTTGGCTCAAGCGTTTAGGTGTTTTTGAAGAAGTTGGCGAAAAAACGCCTAAACACATTTTCGCGTGTGAACGTCATTTTTCCGAAAAAATGCGTCACGAACGAAAATTGCGTCCGAGGGCCGTTCCCGACGTAAATTTAGTAGAGCCTACATTTAATGCCTCTAATTCTCTATTAGAAAAACCCATAGAGTTGGGTACGGAAGATTTCGCTCCTATTGAAGAAGCTGTCTCAAATGCAACCGGTGCATCGAAGCAGCTTCTTCCACTTTTTGAAACGGGAAATTGCGATATAGTTCTAGAGCCTCTTCCATTCCTTGAGGAGGAAcatttaaatagttttgaaaaggCCGCGCAAACAGGTCGGGGTCTGACAGCAGGGACAGATAGAAAGAAGAAATTGAGGGAAGAGAATaggattttacaaataaaattagatgAAAAAGAACAGGAGAATAGGAGTTTAAAGGCTCAGTTGGTCCAAATGGCCACTGAATTAGAAAGATGTAgggaaataataagaaatagttCATTTAGGGAACAGTCAGACCCTCTTGAGTTAGTTTGTAGCAATGTTCCTCCTCAGTTAGGAGCTTGTATTAGGagtagtttttttaatagtaaacgTAAAAATCACGGTCAGCggtatgataatttttttaaaaccataGCTTTGGATGTATTTTTCTTGTCGCCAGTTGCTTATCGATACCTAAAGCACCAGCTTAGTTTTCCTTCAGAAAACACTTTGCATAATTTTGTTACAGATTGGCCTCGTTTCCCAGGTTGCACCCAAAGCAGCATAAAATCGTTAGAAATTAGGTGTAGGGGATTTTCTTGTGAACAAAAGTTCGTATCCGTTTCTTGTGATGAAATGTCACTGAAATGTCATTTGCAGTATGATAGGAAATTTGATAGGGTGATAGGTCTCGAAGATTATGGCGATGAAAATCGTACATCTAGATTAGCCACAACTGCAATGACTATAATGGTGCAAGGTATAGGTGGCGAACCTTGGTCCCACCCATTAGCGTATTTCTTT GACTAG